GAAATGAGGAATATGTCCATCAAGGAGATTGGTCCCGGTTGACCAACCGTTGATGACCACTCTCTGCACCTCATGACAGGATAATTGTGAAGTACGTAACAGGTTGTCTGATAGTGCTGGGCTGTCTGACTCTAGCCGAGTTTTTGGATATCCCCTCCGTTTCCGGGGAAACACTCCCGGCCGCTTTCGAAGTTGCGTCCGCCGAAGTTGAAAATTCCCAACAAAACCTTCGTGACAGTGAGGGCACCACACTGACTCCCTTCGACCAGTCCAAAGGGAGTGAAGAGGATGTGGAGCTGACCCGGCGTATTCGACAGTCACTGATGGCCGATAAGACCTTATCCATGAATGCCCACAATATTAAAATTGTGACCCTGCATGGAAAAGCCACCTTACGGGGACCGGTGGAGACGCATGATGAGCGAAGGCGGATTTTGAACATGGCCACGTTAGTTGTCGGCCTGAATAATGTGATCAACCTGCTGGAAGTTGTCAAAGAATAAATATCCTCGTGATCCCCCGGAAAAGGAGCATCAGATGGCTAAAGCCGTTTTTTGTATTGCGACAACTTTTTTGCAAGCCGAGCAAATCGTCGACAATCTCAAGATTGCGGGCTTCTCCAGTAACGATATCTCGGTGCTCTTTCCGGACACCCATGGGGCCAAAGCTTTAGCGCATGAAAAACACACGAAGGCTCCGGAGGGGGCCGTCACCGGAGCCGGAGCGGGTGGGGTGTTGGGCGGGGCACTGGGCTGGCTGGTGGGCATCGGCGCATTGGCGCTTCCCGGCATTGGTCCGTTTGTGGCTGCCGGCCCGATTATGG
The DNA window shown above is from Nitrospiraceae bacterium and carries:
- a CDS encoding BON domain-containing protein, giving the protein MADKTLSMNAHNIKIVTLHGKATLRGPVETHDERRRILNMATLVVGLNNVINLLEVVKE
- a CDS encoding DUF3341 domain-containing protein; this translates as MAKAVFCIATTFLQAEQIVDNLKIAGFSSNDISVLFPDTHGAKALAHEKHTKAPEGAVTGAGAGGVLGGALGWLVGIGALALPGIGPFVAAGPIMAALGGAAVGATVGGLTGGLVGMGIPEYEAKLYEGKIKEGKILISVHSENPDTTDRAKTIFKNEGAEDIATSDEASVKS